A window of the Cannabis sativa cultivar Pink pepper isolate KNU-18-1 chromosome X, ASM2916894v1, whole genome shotgun sequence genome harbors these coding sequences:
- the LOC133032739 gene encoding uncharacterized protein LOC133032739 encodes MARFQYSSSALHFAIVFYCAFVIALAASHGLADHDFSILDLDWNLFHQDYSPPAPPPPPPHPPSVSCTDDLGGIGSVDTTCKILNDLNLTGDVYIQGKGNFYILPGVRFHCATPGCSITVNITGNFSLGNSSSIVSGGFELSANNASFINGSVVNTTALAGDPPAQTSGSPQGIDGAGGGHGGRGACCLADKTKIPEDVWGGDAYSWSSLQKPSSYGSRGGSTSKELDYGGHGGGRVKLLITNYLEVDGSIFADGGDGGKKGGGGSGGSIYIKAFKMTGSGRISACGGNGYAGGGGGRVSVDVFSRHDEPSIFVHGGSSYGCLENAGGAGTLYDAVPRSLIISNHNKSTDTETLLLDFPNQPLWTNVYVEDSARATVPLLWSRVQVQGQISLLRQAVLSFGLQHYASSEFELLAEELLMSDSEIKVYGALRMSVKMFLMWNSKMLIDGGGDVTVATSLLEASNLVVLKESSVIHSNANLGVHGQGLLNLSGPGDLIEAQRLVLSLFYSIHLGRGSVLRGPLENATSDYVTPKLYCGSQDCPMELLHPPEDCNVNSSLSFTLQICRVEDITVEGLVQGSVVHFHRSRTVVVQSSGTISASGMGCTGGVGKGNVTNGIGSGGGHGGKGGLGCFNGSCVEGGITYGNAKLPCELGSGSGNENSTGTAGGGIIVMGSLEHPLSTLSIEGTIQADGESSDVTSRGGKYSMVDGSSGGFGGGSGGTILMFLHTIDVGDSASLSSIGGYGSPYGGGGGGGGRIHFHWSDIPIGDVYQPVAIVKGSIHSGGGLGRGEGGAGGNGTVTGKDCPRGLYGVFCEECPVGTYKNVSGSDRKLCHSCPAEELPSRAIYTPVRGGVAETPCPYKCISDRYHMPHCYTALEELIYTFGGPWLFGLLLIALLILLALVLSVARMKFVGVDELPGPAPTQHGSQIDHSFPFLESLNEVLETNRVEESQTHVHRMYFMGPNTFSDPWHLPHTPPEEINAIVYEGAFNTFVDEINAIAAYQWWEGAVYSILSVLVYPLAWSWQQWRRRLKLQRLREFVRSEYDHACLRSCRSRALYEGIKVAATSDLMLGYVDFFLGGDEKRTDLPPRLHQRFPMSLPFGGDGNYMAPFSLQSDNVVTSLMSQSVPPTRWYRLVAGLNAQLRLVRRGRLRVTLRPVLRWLENFANPALRVHGIRVDLAWFQATACGYCHYGLLVYAIDEETDWMPIRNLDGSIQGGQLPRVKSILEDNLSSHMRDETQLSQAPGDTENDARQTRACGGILDANNLQMLEEKRDMFYLLSFILHNTKPVGHQDLVGLVISMLLLGDFSLVLLTFLQLYSFSLVDVFLVLFILPFGILLSFPAGINALFSHGPRRSAGLARVYALWNMASLVNVVVAFLCGYVHYRTQSSSKKHPSFPPWSSMNMDESEWWIFPAGLVLCKIFQSQLVNWHVANLEIQDRSLYSNDFELFWQS; translated from the exons ATGGCTCGGTTTCAGTACTCTTCTTCTGCTCTCCATTTCGCCATTGTTTTCTACTGCGCCTTCGTCATAGCCCTCGCGGCTAGCCATGGCCTTGCGGACCATGACTTTTCGATATTAGATTTGGATTGGAATCTCTTTCACCAGGATTACTCGCCGCCGGCTCCGCCGCCACCGCCGCCTCATCCGCCGTCGGTTTCATGCACCGATGACCTTGGCGGTATTGGCTCGGTCGACACTACGTGTAAGATACTGAACGATTTGAACCTCACCGGCGATGTGTACATACAAGGGAAGGGCAATTTTTATATCCTACCCGGGGTGAGGTTTCATTGTGCCACTCCTGGCTGTTCCATAACTGTTAACATTACTGGTAATTTTAGTTTAGGAAACTCTTCGTCGATTGTCTCTGGTGGATTCGAGCTTTCGGCTAATAATGCCAGCTTTATTAATGGCTCTGTGGTGAACACGACGGCGTTGGCTGGAGATCCACCGGCGCAGACGAGCGGTAGCCCCCAAGGGATAGACGGGGCAGGTGGGGGACATGGTGGACGTGGTGCCTGTTGTTTGGCGGATAAGACTAAGATTCCTGAGGACGTGTGGGGTGGGGACGCTTACTCGTGGTCGTCACTGCAGAAGCCTAGTAGTTATGGAAGCCGAGGTGGGTCAACGAGCAAGGAGTTGGATTATGGAGGACACGGTGGTGGAAGGGTGAAGTTGCTGATTACCAATTACCTTGAGGTGGACGGCAGTATTTTTGCCGATGGGGGTGACGGAGGGAAGAAAGGTGGAGGTGGCTCTGGTGGCAGTATCTACATCAAGGCTTTCAAAAT GACTGGCAGTGGTAGAATAAGTGCTTGTGGAGGTAATGGTTATGCTGGTGGTGGAGGGGGAAGGGTGTCTGTTGATGTATTCAGCAGGCATGATGAACCCAGCATTTTTGTGCATG GAGGAAGTAGCTATGGGTGTTTAGAAAATGCAGGTGGTGCTGGGACTTTATATGATGCCGTTCCTCGAAGCCTTATCATTAGTAATCATAACAAGTCAACAGATACTGAGACGCTTCTTTTAGACTTTCCTAACCAGCCTCTTTGGACCAATGTTTATGTTGAAGACAGTGCCCGGGCTACTGTTCCATTGCTTTGGAGTCGTGTTCAA GTTCAAGGACAGATAAGTCTCTTACGTCAAGCAGTGTTGAGCTTTGGGCTGCAACATTATGCTTCTTCTGAATTTGAGCTTTTGGCAGAAGAGTTGCTGATGAGTGACTCTGAAATTAAG GTATATGGAGCATTGCGAATGTCTGTGAAAATGTTCTTAATGTGGAATTCAAAAATGCTCATAGATGGAGGGGGAGACGTAACTGTTGCAACATCCTTACTTGAGGCTAGCAATTTAGTTGTTCTGAAG GAATCATCTGTTATCCACTCTAATGCAAATTTGGGAGTTCATGGTCAAGGTCTACTGAATTTATCAGGACCAGGGGATTTAATTGAAGCACAACGACTGGTTCTATCACTATTTTATAGTATTCAT CTTGGGCGTGGGTCTGTTTTGCGTGGTCCCTTGGAGAATGCCACTTCTGATTATGT GACACCGAAGCTATATTGTGGAAGTCAAGATTGTCCAATGGAACTACTGCATCCACCTGAGGATTGCAACGTTAACTCATCTCTATCCTTTACTCTCCAG ATATGCAGAGTTGAGGATATCACTGTTGAAGGCCTTGTACAGGGATCTGTTGTTCATTTTCACAGGTCAAGAACTGTTGTTGTTCAGTCTTCTGGAACAATAAGTGCATCTGGAATGG GCTGTACGGGTGGTGTTGGCAAAGGAAATGTTACAAATGGCATTGGGAGTGGTGGTGGACATGGCGGTAAAGGTGGGCTAGGATGTTTCAATGGTAGTTGTGTCGAGGGTGGTATAACATATGGGAATGCAAAGTTGCCCTGTGAACTTGGTAGTGGAAGTGGAAATGAAAATTCAACTGGTACTGCTGGGGGTGGAATCATAG TAATGGGTTCACTGGAGCATCCGCTGTCAACTTTGTCAATTGAAGGCACAATACAAGCTGATGGAGAAAGTTCTGATGTAACTAGCAGAGGGGGGAAATATTCTATGGTAGATGGTTCAAGTGGAGGTTTTGGGGGTGGGTCAGGTGGTACTATACTTATGTTTTTGCACACTATTGATGTTGGTGACTCTGCTTCTCTATCTAGCATTGGTGGATATGGTAGTCCTTATGGGGGcggtggaggtggtggtggaAGAATTCACTTTCATTGGTCAGACATTCCTATTGGAGATGTTTACCAGCCTGTTGCAATTGTGAAAGGGAGCATCCATTCAGG GGGAGGGCTGGGTAGAGGCGAGGGAGGTGCTGGAGGAAATGGAACAGTAACTGGAAAAGATTGCCCTAGAGGGCTTTATGGGGTCTTTTGTGAG GAATGTCCAGTTGGCACTTACAAGAATGTTAGTGGATCTGACAGAAAACTTTGTCATAGCTGCCCTGCGGAAGAGCTTCCAAGTCGTGCCATTTACACTCCTGTGCGAG GTGGTGTTGCCGAGACTCCTTGTCCGTACAAATGCATTTCAGACAGATACCACATGCCTCACTGTTATACAGCTCTTGAAGAGTTGATTTACACATTTGGGGGCCCGTGGCTTTTTGGTCTTCTTCTTATTGCCCTACTAATTCTTCTAGCCCTTGTGCTTAGTGTTGCACGTATGAAATTTGTTGGAGTTGATGAATTACCGGGCCCAGCACCCACTCAGCATGGTTCTCAAATTGATCACTCCTTTCCATTTCTTGAGTCATTAAATGAG GTTTTGGAAACAAACAGAGTGGAAGAGTCCCAGACCCATGTGCATAGGATGTACTTCATGGGTCCTAATACTTTCAGTGATCCTTGGCATCTTCCCCACACTCCTCCAGAGGAAATAAATGCAATTGT ATATGAGGGTGCATTCAATACGTTTGTGGATGAAATTAATGCTATAGCAGCTTACCAGTGGTGGGAGGGAGCCGTCTACAGTATTCTTTCAGTTTTAGTGTACCCCCTTGCATGGTCATGGCAGCAATGGCGCCGGAGATTGAAATTGCAGCGTCTGCGTGAGTTTGTTCGGTCAGAATACGATCATGCTTGCTTAAGGTCTTGCCGTTCACGTGCTCTATACGAAGGGATAAAG GTGGCTGCAACTTCTGATTTAATGCTAGGATATGTTGACTTCTTCCTTGGTGGAGATGAGAAGAGGACTGATCTTCCTCCCCGCTTACACCAAAGGTTTCCAATGTCATTACCGTTTGGAGGTGACGGAAATTACATGGCTCCATTTTCACTTCAAAGCGATAATGTTGTTACAAGCCTTATGAGCCAG TCAGTTCCCCCTACCCGATGGTATCGCCTTGTGGCTGGTCTAAATGCACAATTGCGTCTAGTTCGTCGTGGGCGGTTAAGAGTAACATTGCGACCTGTTCTTAGGTGGCTTGAAAATTTTGCGAATCCTGCTTTGAGGGTCCATGGCATACGCGTAGATCTTGCCTGGTTTCAGGCCACAGCTTGTGGTTATTGTCACTATGGACTTTTGGTATATGCTATTGATGAAGAGACAGATTGGATGCCTATCAGAAATCTAGATGGATCAATACAAGGTGGACAGCTGCCACG TGTAAAGAGCATTTTGGAAGACAATCTATCTAGTCATATGAGAGATGAAACCCAATTAAGCCAAGCTCCAGGAGATACTGAAAACGATGCAAGGCAGACAAGAGCATGTGGAGGGATACTAGATGCTAACAATTTACAGATGCTTGAAGAGAAGAGAGATATGTTTTATCTTCTCTCTTTTATACTTCATAATACTAAGCCAGTCGGACATCAG GATCTTGTTGGCTTAGTAATATCAATGCTACTTTTAGGAGATTTTAGTTTAGTGTTGCTTACGTTTCTCCAGCTGTATTCCTTTTCTCTTGTGGACGTCTTTCTGGTTTTGTTTATTTTACCTTTCGGCATTCTTCTTTCATTTCCCGCTGGAATCAATGCTCTATTCAGTCATGGACCAAGGCGGTCGGCAGGCCTTGCACGAGTCTATGCTTTGTGGAACATGGCATCTTTAGTCAATGTT GTGGTCGCATTTCTGTGCGGATATGTGCACTATAGAACTCAATCGTCGAGCAAAAAGCATCCAAGCTTTCCTCCTTGGAGTAGTATGAACAT GGATGAAAGTGAATGGTGGATTTTTCCTGCTGGACTGGTTTTGTGTAAAATATTTCAATCCCAACTCGTCAATTGGCATGTGGCAAATCTAGAGATTCAAGATCGTTCCTTGTACAGCAATGATTTTGAGCTGTTCTGGCAGTCGTGA